The proteins below come from a single Holdemania massiliensis genomic window:
- a CDS encoding acyltransferase family protein, whose product MDKMNQNSRKLIELNWLRGLACIAVMLFHYTVRYDQIFGHVKSYPVDVSWGGGCVILFFMLSGMLTAYTLNERATAKKYIRNRFIRLYPMYWVCMGITIIVMSLLFPLYKQLPDSAIDLKTVLANITMLQGFTGGAIKSVDGAYWTLAYELRFYFFIIFILLFKQYKHLKIWTFAWLGGAFCVVIFRLLSMTHWIISGIEFVIMPGYAASFIAGMMLSYLLRNSRDWIAYIGLMLTILLAFFKLRTSYFPFQCIGVVILLAITLVRNSKFSEQYISVINKIEDKGLWVLSWIASISFPTYLLHQHVGFAIIWRMESLGLCEEVFLVIPIIIILTLAWGTNTIVNKAVKILSNK is encoded by the coding sequence ATCAAAATAGCAGGAAATTAATTGAATTAAATTGGCTACGAGGTTTGGCATGTATTGCAGTAATGCTCTTTCATTATACAGTGCGATACGATCAGATTTTCGGTCATGTGAAGTCTTATCCGGTTGATGTATCATGGGGAGGCGGCTGTGTTATTCTGTTCTTTATGCTTTCAGGCATGCTTACAGCATATACACTGAATGAGAGAGCAACTGCCAAAAAATATATTAGAAATAGATTCATACGCCTTTATCCGATGTACTGGGTATGTATGGGAATTACTATTATCGTAATGTCACTACTTTTTCCTCTATATAAGCAGCTACCAGATTCTGCAATTGACTTAAAAACGGTTCTTGCAAATATTACAATGCTTCAAGGATTTACCGGTGGAGCTATCAAGTCAGTTGATGGTGCGTACTGGACGCTTGCGTATGAACTACGATTTTATTTTTTTATCATATTTATATTGCTGTTTAAGCAATATAAGCATTTAAAAATCTGGACATTTGCTTGGCTAGGGGGTGCATTTTGTGTTGTGATATTCAGGCTTCTTAGCATGACACATTGGATCATTAGTGGTATCGAATTTGTAATAATGCCAGGGTATGCAGCGAGTTTCATTGCAGGAATGATGCTCTCTTACCTGCTTCGAAATTCTCGTGACTGGATAGCGTATATAGGGTTGATGTTGACAATATTGTTGGCGTTTTTCAAGTTGCGAACATCCTATTTTCCGTTTCAATGCATAGGTGTTGTAATATTGTTGGCTATTACATTGGTTCGTAATAGTAAATTTTCAGAACAATATATCTCGGTAATTAACAAAATAGAAGATAAGGGATTATGGGTTTTGAGTTGGATCGCGTCCATTTCTTTCCCCACTTATTTGCTTCATCAACATGTTGGTTTTGCCATCATCTGGCGCATGGAATCATTGGGATTATGCGAAGAAGTGTTTTTGGTTATCCCAATTATTATTATTTTGACTTTGGCCTGGGGAACTAACACAATTGTCAATAAGGCTGTAAAGATTCTATCAAATAAATAA